From one Formosa sediminum genomic stretch:
- a CDS encoding sulfatase yields MKITAYKQLKYLTCIAVLILSSCQQKTEVIQHSVAVNRPNILFIPIDDIRPELGCYGNSDVISPNIDKLASNGVVFNRAYCQQAVCTASRTSLLTGLRPDSTQVWDLKTHFRDQMPNLVSLPQFFKNNGYYSVGLGKTFHNTLQDSLAWNEYLHIDGFPFDPDAVYVNRDNIIAQKEIELKRLKAGHAKVDKYGFIYSKTRSSEMGLVDNDDAYYDGAQTTMAIKKLRELKDKDEPFFLSVGYYKPHLPFNAPKKYWDLYNRADIKLAENQYHPKDSPSYTVHGDAELRGYVDAKSNLPYPNENNWDEDKQRELKHAYYACISYIDAQIGRIMDELERLNLKDNTIVVLWGDHGWKLGEHNGWGKQTNYEIDTRVPLIISGAKVVAKGETSNALTEFVDVYPTLCDVTGFEIPEYLQGTSLKPLLENPKATVKDAAYSQFLLGRFGPLKERESEKMGYTVRTDRYRYVEWYDWEANKNAVGEFLGKELFDHEKDAQENTNIANDPANKELIKTLSSQLKAGFSTL; encoded by the coding sequence ATGAAAATTACAGCATATAAGCAACTAAAATATTTAACATGTATAGCTGTTTTAATATTAAGTAGTTGCCAACAAAAAACAGAAGTAATACAACATAGTGTAGCGGTAAATAGACCAAATATTTTATTTATTCCTATAGATGATATAAGACCAGAGTTAGGGTGTTATGGTAATAGCGATGTAATATCCCCTAATATTGACAAACTAGCCTCTAATGGCGTTGTTTTTAATCGTGCGTATTGCCAGCAGGCGGTATGTACAGCTTCCCGAACCAGTTTATTAACAGGTTTAAGACCCGACTCTACACAAGTTTGGGATTTAAAAACACACTTTAGAGACCAAATGCCCAACCTGGTTTCTTTGCCCCAATTCTTTAAAAACAATGGATATTATAGTGTTGGATTAGGTAAAACATTTCATAATACATTACAGGATTCTCTGGCTTGGAATGAGTATTTACACATAGATGGTTTTCCTTTCGATCCAGATGCGGTATACGTTAATCGCGATAATATTATAGCACAAAAAGAGATAGAGTTAAAGCGTTTAAAAGCTGGACATGCAAAGGTTGATAAATATGGTTTTATTTATTCTAAAACCCGCTCTAGTGAAATGGGGCTTGTAGATAATGATGATGCGTATTATGATGGCGCTCAAACTACAATGGCAATTAAAAAGCTTAGAGAACTTAAAGATAAAGACGAACCTTTCTTTTTGTCTGTTGGGTATTATAAACCACATTTGCCTTTTAATGCCCCAAAAAAATATTGGGATTTATACAATAGAGCGGATATTAAACTCGCAGAAAATCAATATCACCCAAAAGATAGTCCGTCTTATACCGTGCATGGCGATGCAGAACTTCGGGGTTATGTAGATGCTAAATCAAATTTACCATATCCTAATGAAAACAATTGGGATGAAGATAAACAACGCGAACTTAAACATGCATATTACGCTTGTATTTCTTACATAGATGCACAAATAGGTAGGATTATGGACGAGTTAGAACGTTTAAATCTTAAAGACAATACCATTGTTGTATTATGGGGCGATCATGGTTGGAAGTTAGGAGAACATAATGGTTGGGGAAAGCAAACTAATTATGAAATAGATACCCGAGTACCATTAATTATTAGCGGAGCAAAAGTTGTAGCAAAAGGCGAAACAAGTAATGCTTTAACCGAATTTGTTGATGTTTACCCAACGCTTTGCGATGTTACCGGGTTTGAAATCCCTGAATATTTACAAGGCACAAGTTTAAAACCACTTCTTGAAAATCCAAAAGCAACAGTTAAGGATGCAGCATATAGCCAGTTTTTATTAGGTAGATTTGGCCCTCTAAAAGAGCGGGAATCTGAAAAAATGGGATATACAGTAAGAACAGATCGTTACCGTTATGTCGAGTGGTATGATTGGGAAGCCAATAAAAATGCTGTTGGAGAGTTTTTAGGGAAAGAACTTTTTGATCATGAAAAAGATGCTCAAGAAAATACAAATATTGCTAATGATCCTGCAAATAAGGAATTAATTAAAACTTTGTCTTCTCAGCTAAAAGCAGGCTTTTCAACGTTATAA
- a CDS encoding aspartate/glutamate racemase family protein, producing MKKYIYGLLFLGLTAFMIPTKKNLMQLEIQQSKMNTLGLIGGTSWHSTLDYYSTINQFVNDYFGNNTNPPLLVYTLNQAEVHRFQREDKWDSIAGLLTHAALSLNKAGAQSVMFCANTPHKVYNKVQNQLDFPIIHIADATAKAIHKKGLKKVCFIGTKYSMTEDFITKRIEENGLDVLVPEDEKVIEELHRIIIEELTYGEVKAESKAYVLSVLKDMINSGAEGVILGCTEFPLMIFEDDLEVPIFDTTKIHSQSGVDYILKK from the coding sequence ATGAAGAAATATATTTACGGATTACTTTTTTTGGGACTTACAGCGTTTATGATCCCAACTAAAAAAAATCTAATGCAACTTGAAATACAACAATCTAAAATGAATACATTAGGACTTATAGGAGGTACATCGTGGCACTCTACTTTAGATTATTATAGTACTATAAATCAGTTTGTTAACGATTATTTTGGTAATAATACCAATCCGCCGCTATTGGTTTATACACTTAATCAAGCAGAAGTACATCGTTTTCAGCGTGAAGATAAGTGGGATTCTATTGCAGGACTGCTTACTCATGCGGCATTAAGTTTAAATAAAGCAGGAGCGCAGTCTGTAATGTTTTGTGCTAATACACCACATAAAGTATATAATAAAGTTCAAAACCAATTAGATTTTCCAATTATTCATATTGCAGATGCTACAGCCAAAGCAATTCATAAAAAAGGCTTAAAAAAAGTATGCTTTATCGGAACTAAATATAGTATGACAGAAGATTTTATAACCAAAAGAATAGAAGAAAATGGTTTAGATGTTCTGGTTCCAGAAGATGAAAAAGTGATTGAAGAATTACATCGTATAATTATAGAAGAACTCACTTATGGAGAAGTGAAAGCAGAATCTAAAGCCTATGTACTTAGTGTGTTGAAAGATATGATTAATTCCGGTGCAGAAGGTGTAATATTAGGGTGTACAGAGTTTCCTTTAATGATTTTTGAAGACGATTTAGAAGTTCCCATTTTCGATACCACAAAAATTCACTCCCAATCCGGAGTAGACTATATTTTAAAGAAGTAG
- a CDS encoding GNAT family N-acetyltransferase, with amino-acid sequence MIDLNQQLKNPVWYALQETHKKFAITFNGVQFYKPEICTFGSFFDEAKTTKPASEYSKMSDTFFFVSEHQTPEIDLTKVRLVKKIDGCQMVLNTLTDVSITEDIVMLDETHVDEIYDLIWLVMPGFYQKRTFEMGKYFGIFKDGKLVSVAGQRMQTNLFTEVSAVVTHPNYTRKGLAKQLISHVTKVILKENKKPILHTNKGNLAIALYEKLGYELTRDMNWWLYSKN; translated from the coding sequence ATGATAGATTTAAATCAACAATTAAAAAATCCAGTTTGGTATGCATTACAAGAAACTCATAAAAAATTTGCGATAACATTTAATGGTGTACAATTTTATAAACCAGAGATCTGTACGTTTGGTTCTTTTTTTGATGAAGCGAAAACAACAAAACCTGCAAGTGAATATTCAAAAATGTCTGATACATTCTTCTTTGTTTCAGAACATCAAACACCAGAAATAGATCTTACTAAAGTGCGTTTAGTAAAAAAAATTGATGGCTGCCAAATGGTTTTAAATACGTTAACAGATGTCTCAATAACAGAAGACATTGTAATGTTAGATGAAACACATGTTGATGAAATCTACGATTTGATTTGGTTGGTTATGCCGGGTTTTTATCAAAAAAGAACCTTTGAAATGGGTAAATACTTTGGGATTTTTAAGGATGGTAAATTAGTTTCAGTAGCTGGACAGCGCATGCAAACCAACCTTTTTACAGAAGTTAGTGCTGTTGTTACGCATCCTAATTATACCAGAAAAGGACTGGCTAAGCAGTTAATATCTCATGTAACAAAAGTCATTTTAAAAGAAAATAAAAAACCTATTTTACATACAAATAAAGGTAACTTGGCTATTGCGCTTTATGAAAAATTAGGTTACGAGTTAACACGAGATATGAACTGGTGGTTGTACAGTAAAAACTAA
- a CDS encoding TlpA family protein disulfide reductase, with the protein MKKLLLILLLLPTVVIAQHKITGTFTPAKQFKAAILYKLEPTKTEYITNTTIVDGHFEMTLDATQPPGMYRVVYALPQDQYNFDFIYNNEDIVFNFDANKGISFQESKENKLLTTYRQDMYVVKNKINTIYSNKTVDQAEFNACIIELKDIQEQAEYESKNMLAHEFIKASRTYTPTTFEDATTYFNNYKTHYFDPIDFSNPILQSSEFLIDATLNYIYIFVDNANQNISYKNNIDDVVGVTSKEKTIQKAMLEILWNRFKNQNNEEVANYIASKHLQKLLDPVKDEILLSDMKAFQNTAIGAVAPDFSWPSKQGSTKLSQLNGKDYYILTFWSSTCSHCLAELPVLKNYLSNKKNIQVLAIGLEDERENWEKTITNYQDFTQIYGYGKWDNPIPIAYGVSSTPTFFVLDTDKKIVSKPNDVEALMAFLDTKK; encoded by the coding sequence ATGAAAAAATTATTACTTATACTATTATTACTACCAACTGTAGTAATAGCCCAACATAAAATTACAGGAACTTTTACACCTGCAAAGCAATTTAAAGCTGCAATATTATATAAGCTAGAGCCAACAAAAACAGAATATATTACGAACACGACCATAGTAGACGGTCATTTTGAAATGACTTTAGATGCAACACAACCACCTGGAATGTATCGTGTCGTTTATGCCTTACCTCAGGATCAATATAATTTTGATTTCATTTACAATAATGAAGACATTGTATTTAATTTTGATGCTAATAAAGGCATTTCCTTTCAAGAATCTAAAGAGAACAAATTACTCACTACATACAGACAAGACATGTATGTAGTTAAAAATAAAATTAACACGATTTACAGCAACAAAACCGTAGACCAAGCAGAATTCAATGCCTGTATTATTGAACTAAAAGACATACAAGAACAGGCAGAATACGAGTCTAAAAACATGCTTGCTCATGAGTTTATTAAAGCTAGCAGAACATACACTCCAACAACCTTTGAAGACGCTACGACCTACTTTAACAACTACAAAACTCATTATTTTGACCCTATAGATTTTAGTAATCCCATATTACAAAGCTCAGAGTTTTTAATAGATGCAACACTAAACTACATATATATATTTGTAGATAATGCAAACCAAAACATATCCTATAAAAATAATATTGATGATGTTGTTGGTGTAACTTCAAAAGAAAAAACCATACAAAAGGCAATGTTAGAAATCCTTTGGAATCGATTCAAAAACCAAAACAACGAAGAAGTTGCAAATTATATTGCATCTAAACACTTACAAAAGTTACTAGATCCAGTAAAGGATGAAATATTACTATCGGATATGAAAGCCTTCCAAAATACAGCTATAGGTGCTGTTGCTCCAGATTTCTCTTGGCCCTCTAAACAAGGAAGCACAAAACTTAGTCAGCTTAACGGAAAGGATTACTATATTCTTACGTTTTGGAGCAGTACGTGTTCACACTGTTTAGCTGAATTACCTGTTTTAAAAAACTATTTAAGTAATAAAAAAAATATTCAGGTATTAGCAATTGGATTAGAAGATGAGCGAGAAAACTGGGAAAAAACCATTACTAATTATCAAGATTTTACACAAATTTACGGTTACGGAAAGTGGGACAACCCAATTCCTATAGCTTATGGCGTATCTAGTACACCTACATTTTTTGTTTTAGATACAGACAAGAAAATTGTATCTAAACCAAATGATGTAGAAGCATTAATGGCTTTTTTAGATACTAAAAAATAA
- the mfd gene encoding transcription-repair coupling factor, whose translation MQTFAQTLQTQDLQLAISKNESKTVLKGLVGSSFSLVIAEVFKYAQKPFLLIFNDKEEAAYYLNDLEQLLNTKDVLFYPGSYRRPYQIEETDNANVLLRAEVLNRINSRKKPAIIVTYTDALFEKVVTKKELERNTLKIAVNDNLSIDFVNEILFEYKFKRVDFVTEPGEFSVRGGIVDVFSFSHDEPYRIEFFGDDVDSIRTFDVETQLSTEQIKKINIIPNVENKQLDENRESFLKYMSSKTVIFSKNSQLLFSGSDVLFKKAEEAFENLNSDLKHNTPSELFCNAELLKKQLLKFTVVEFGSGYYFTNSIDTGIVFNTTPQPSFNKQFDLLINDLNSNHNKGYTNYIACVSEQQAKRFHDIFQDTEQGVSYQAIVLSLHQGFIDHTNKVLCYTDHQIFERYHKFSLKNGYAKKQSITLKELTNLEIGDYVTHIDHGVGRFGGLQKIDVEGKKQEAIKLIYGERDILYLSIHALHKITKFNGKDGKPPKIHKLGSNAWKTLKQKTKTRVKEIAFNLIQLYAKRKLEKGYQYNPDSYLQHELEASFIYEDTPDQSTSTADIKNDMESERPMDRLVCGDVGFGKTEVAIRAAFKAVDNGKQVAVLVPTTILAYQHHKTFKERLKDFPVTVDYVNRFRTAKEKRDTLERLEKGHVDIIIGTHQLANKSVVFKDLGLLIVDEEQKFGVAVKEKLKTLKENVDVLTLTATPIPRTLQFSLMAARDLSVITTPPPNRYPIESNVIRLEEETIRDAVSYEIQRGGQIYFIHNRIENIKEVAGLIQRLVPDAKVGIGHGQMEGKKLESLMLSFMNGDFDVLVSTTIVESGLDVPNANTIFINNANNFGLSDLHQMRGRVGRSNKKAFCYFITPEYSAMTADARKRITALEQFTELGSGFNIAMKDLEIRGAGDLLGGEQSGFINDIGFDTYHKILNEAIEELKENEFKDLYPEDGKPKEYVKDITIDTDFELLFPDDYVNNIAERLNLYTQLNQLKTEDELITFEKELIDRFGELPTQVVDLLNSVRVKWLATKIGIEKLVMKQGKMVGYFVSDQQSSFYQSASFTNVLKFVQANPKACKMKEKQTRAGLRLLLTFDHIKTVKQALLALQPIIN comes from the coding sequence TTGCAAACATTTGCACAAACTTTGCAGACGCAAGATTTGCAACTTGCCATTTCTAAAAATGAGAGTAAAACGGTTTTAAAAGGTCTTGTAGGCTCATCGTTTTCTTTAGTAATCGCCGAAGTTTTTAAGTACGCCCAAAAACCTTTCCTATTAATTTTTAACGATAAAGAAGAAGCTGCTTATTATTTAAACGATTTAGAACAACTTTTAAATACTAAAGACGTCTTATTTTATCCTGGAAGTTATCGCAGACCCTACCAAATAGAAGAAACCGATAACGCTAACGTACTTTTACGTGCCGAAGTTTTAAACCGCATAAATTCGCGTAAAAAGCCAGCCATAATTGTTACCTATACAGATGCTTTATTTGAGAAAGTAGTAACCAAAAAAGAACTGGAACGCAATACGCTAAAAATAGCCGTTAACGACAATTTATCAATAGATTTTGTAAATGAAATCTTATTTGAATACAAATTTAAACGTGTAGATTTTGTTACAGAACCTGGCGAGTTTTCCGTCCGTGGAGGTATTGTAGATGTATTTTCATTCTCTCACGACGAGCCTTACCGTATTGAGTTTTTTGGAGATGATGTAGATAGTATAAGAACGTTTGATGTAGAAACACAACTCTCTACAGAACAAATAAAAAAAATCAACATCATTCCAAATGTTGAAAACAAACAATTAGACGAAAACCGTGAAAGCTTTTTAAAATATATGTCGTCTAAAACGGTTATATTTTCAAAAAACTCCCAACTCCTATTTTCTGGTAGCGATGTGCTTTTTAAGAAAGCAGAAGAAGCTTTTGAAAACTTAAATTCAGATTTAAAACACAACACACCTAGTGAGTTATTTTGTAATGCTGAGCTCTTAAAAAAGCAACTTTTAAAGTTTACTGTAGTCGAGTTTGGGAGCGGTTATTATTTTACTAACAGTATAGACACGGGTATTGTTTTTAATACCACACCGCAACCTTCTTTTAACAAGCAATTTGATCTTTTAATAAACGATTTAAATAGCAATCATAACAAAGGGTATACTAATTATATTGCCTGCGTTAGCGAACAACAAGCCAAACGTTTTCACGATATTTTTCAGGACACAGAACAAGGTGTCTCTTATCAAGCTATTGTCTTATCATTACATCAAGGGTTTATAGACCACACCAATAAAGTATTGTGTTATACAGACCATCAAATCTTTGAACGCTACCATAAATTTAGTCTTAAAAACGGATATGCTAAAAAGCAATCTATTACCCTTAAAGAACTTACTAACTTAGAAATTGGCGACTATGTTACACATATCGATCATGGGGTTGGACGCTTTGGTGGACTGCAAAAAATAGATGTTGAAGGCAAAAAACAAGAAGCCATAAAATTAATTTACGGCGAGCGCGATATTTTATATTTAAGTATACACGCGCTCCATAAAATAACCAAGTTTAATGGTAAAGATGGTAAGCCGCCAAAAATTCATAAACTAGGCAGTAACGCATGGAAAACGTTAAAACAAAAAACGAAAACCAGAGTTAAAGAAATTGCCTTTAACTTGATACAGTTATACGCCAAAAGAAAACTTGAAAAAGGATACCAATATAATCCAGACAGCTACTTACAGCACGAACTAGAAGCCTCGTTTATTTACGAAGACACTCCAGACCAAAGCACCTCTACCGCCGATATTAAAAACGATATGGAGAGCGAACGCCCAATGGACCGATTGGTTTGTGGCGATGTAGGCTTTGGTAAGACAGAAGTCGCTATTCGTGCAGCTTTTAAAGCTGTAGACAACGGCAAACAAGTTGCTGTATTAGTACCAACAACCATTTTAGCCTATCAACATCACAAAACATTTAAAGAGCGTTTAAAAGACTTCCCTGTTACGGTAGATTATGTTAACCGTTTTAGAACAGCAAAAGAAAAACGCGATACTTTAGAACGTTTAGAAAAAGGACACGTAGATATTATAATAGGAACACACCAACTTGCAAATAAAAGCGTTGTGTTTAAAGATTTAGGCTTATTAATTGTAGACGAAGAGCAAAAATTTGGAGTAGCGGTTAAAGAAAAATTAAAAACATTAAAAGAAAATGTAGATGTTCTTACATTAACAGCAACACCAATCCCGAGAACATTGCAATTTAGTCTAATGGCTGCGCGAGATTTATCTGTAATTACAACACCGCCACCAAACCGTTACCCAATTGAAAGTAATGTTATCCGTCTTGAAGAAGAAACCATTCGCGATGCTGTGAGTTACGAAATTCAGCGTGGCGGACAAATATATTTCATCCATAACCGGATTGAGAATATTAAAGAAGTAGCAGGCTTAATTCAGCGTTTGGTTCCAGATGCCAAAGTAGGTATCGGACACGGCCAAATGGAAGGAAAAAAACTTGAGAGTTTAATGCTTAGTTTTATGAATGGGGATTTTGATGTATTGGTAAGCACCACCATTGTAGAAAGCGGTTTAGACGTACCAAATGCCAATACTATTTTTATAAATAACGCCAATAACTTTGGATTAAGCGACTTGCACCAAATGCGTGGTCGCGTTGGTAGAAGTAACAAAAAAGCCTTCTGCTACTTTATTACTCCAGAATATTCGGCAATGACTGCAGATGCTAGAAAACGTATTACCGCTCTTGAACAATTTACCGAATTAGGGAGCGGATTTAATATCGCGATGAAGGATTTGGAAATTCGTGGTGCAGGAGATTTATTAGGTGGCGAACAAAGCGGATTTATAAATGATATTGGTTTTGATACATACCATAAAATTTTAAATGAAGCCATTGAAGAACTAAAAGAAAACGAATTTAAAGATTTATATCCAGAGGATGGTAAACCTAAAGAATACGTAAAAGATATTACCATAGACACCGATTTTGAATTACTATTCCCAGACGATTATGTAAATAATATCGCAGAGCGTTTAAATCTGTATACCCAACTCAATCAGTTAAAGACCGAAGACGAATTAATAACCTTCGAGAAGGAACTCATAGACCGCTTTGGAGAATTGCCAACACAAGTAGTAGATTTACTAAATAGTGTTCGTGTAAAATGGCTAGCCACAAAAATTGGAATAGAAAAACTCGTAATGAAACAAGGTAAAATGGTAGGCTATTTTGTAAGCGACCAACAAAGCTCGTTTTACCAAAGTGCTAGTTTTACAAACGTATTAAAATTTGTACAAGCCAACCCAAAAGCATGCAAAATGAAGGAAAAACAAACCCGAGCTGGTTTACGATTACTTTTAACCTTCGACCATATTAAAACTGTAAAACAGGCTTTACTTGCCTTACAACCTATAATAAACTAA